The following coding sequences lie in one Micromonospora sp. R77 genomic window:
- a CDS encoding PP2C family protein-serine/threonine phosphatase → MSEREALHDLLHHSHHARPEDLPVMARRAAERLGATDMILYLVDHEQRELLPMHGPDTPARQVLTVDGTLAGRAFGMLCPYPSESGADGAVATRLWVPLLDGMERLGVVEVLAAAPVPPERVAAYGTAASLLAELLVTRSLYSDTVERVRRRAPMRLAAEMLRAQLPPLTFSTGSMVISGILEPSYDVGGDAFDYAVNGDTAHLALFDAVGHGSAGGMRAVMLASLALAAYRNARRSGMDLVDTYHHIDDAVRQHDRRGMITGILAELDQRTGRLRVISAGHPSGLVIRRGRLATVLPTPTALPVTLGDQRPPVVVLESLEPGDDVLLYTDGITEARSADGEPFGTDRLVDFAVRTLADGLPLPETGRRLVHAILAYQDDKLADDATVLLVRWLGPPGPGPEPPAGVLA, encoded by the coding sequence ATGAGTGAGCGGGAAGCCCTGCACGACCTGCTGCACCACTCCCACCACGCGCGTCCGGAGGACCTGCCGGTGATGGCGCGGCGGGCCGCCGAGCGGCTCGGTGCGACCGACATGATCCTCTACCTGGTGGACCACGAGCAGCGGGAACTACTGCCGATGCATGGCCCGGACACGCCGGCGCGCCAGGTGCTGACCGTCGACGGCACCCTCGCCGGGCGGGCGTTCGGCATGCTGTGCCCGTACCCGAGTGAGAGCGGCGCGGACGGCGCGGTGGCCACCCGGCTCTGGGTGCCGCTGCTGGACGGCATGGAACGCCTCGGCGTGGTCGAGGTGCTCGCGGCGGCACCGGTGCCGCCGGAGCGGGTGGCGGCGTACGGGACGGCGGCGTCGCTGCTCGCCGAACTGCTGGTCACCCGGTCGCTCTACAGCGACACGGTGGAGCGGGTCCGGCGTCGGGCGCCGATGCGGCTGGCGGCGGAGATGCTGCGCGCCCAGTTGCCGCCGCTGACCTTCTCCACCGGCAGCATGGTCATCAGCGGCATCCTGGAGCCCAGCTACGACGTCGGCGGCGACGCCTTCGACTACGCGGTCAACGGCGACACCGCGCACCTGGCGCTCTTCGACGCCGTCGGGCACGGCTCGGCCGGCGGCATGCGGGCGGTGATGCTCGCCAGCCTCGCCCTCGCCGCCTACCGCAACGCCCGCCGCAGCGGCATGGACCTGGTCGACACCTACCACCACATCGACGACGCCGTCCGGCAGCACGACCGGCGCGGCATGATCACCGGCATCCTCGCCGAACTCGACCAGCGCACCGGCCGGCTGCGGGTGATCTCCGCCGGCCATCCGAGCGGGCTGGTGATCCGCCGCGGCAGGCTGGCCACCGTGCTGCCCACCCCCACCGCGCTGCCGGTCACCCTCGGCGACCAACGCCCGCCCGTGGTCGTCCTGGAGTCCCTGGAACCCGGCGACGACGTGCTCCTCTACACCGACGGGATCACCGAGGCACGGTCGGCCGACGGCGAGCCGTTCGGGACGGACCGGCTGGTCGACTTCGCCGTCCGGACCCTCGCCGACGGGCTGCCGCTGCCGGAGACCGGTCGGCGACTGGTGCACGCCATCCTCGCGTACCAGGACGACAAGCTCGCCGACGACGCCACCGTGCTGCTGGTCCGCTGGCTGGGGCCGCCCGGGCCCGGGCCGGAACCGCCGGCCGGGGTGCTCGCCTAG
- a CDS encoding ATP-binding protein — translation MGQLRTSPPPPQAAELQSWTLADAADLRGLRASLREALTRHGLVQGEELDEVPGLVALVATELASNALRHGRPPTIVTLLASDDCFILDVADHDTTTVPQTGDAGALDSGGRGLQLAESLSLAVGWYATDTTKNIWASFPRHPD, via the coding sequence ATGGGACAGCTGCGCACCTCACCGCCGCCGCCGCAGGCCGCCGAACTCCAGTCGTGGACGTTGGCCGACGCGGCGGACCTGCGTGGTCTGCGCGCGTCCCTGCGCGAGGCGCTGACCCGGCACGGACTGGTGCAGGGCGAGGAGCTGGACGAGGTACCCGGCCTGGTCGCCCTGGTCGCCACCGAACTGGCCAGCAACGCGCTGCGGCACGGCCGGCCGCCCACCATCGTCACGCTGCTCGCCAGCGACGACTGCTTCATCCTCGACGTGGCCGACCACGACACGACCACGGTGCCGCAGACGGGTGACGCGGGCGCCCTCGACTCCGGTGGTCGCGGGCTGCAACTGGCCGAGTCCCTCTCCCTCGCCGTCGGCTGGTACGCCACCGACACCACCAAGAACATCTGGGCCTCCTTCCCGCGCCACCCCGACTGA
- a CDS encoding cyclopropane-fatty-acyl-phospholipid synthase family protein, whose translation MDLPRSFVIREGDLRILNPIDAPKLATLGRAVKLRPGSSLLDLCSGKGELLCTWARDHGIVGTGVDLSTAFTAAARERATELGVADRVRFVHGDAAGYVPDEPVDVAACVGATWIGGGVPGTLELLGRSLRPGGMLLVGEPYWRLDPPDQETVEGCHATTRADFHDLPGLVRLFQDEGWDLVEMVLADQDSWDRYAAAHWLSLRRWLDANPDDELAPQLRQELTEDPLRHVRHRRDHLGWGVFALLRR comes from the coding sequence ATGGATCTGCCCCGTAGCTTCGTCATCCGCGAGGGCGACCTCCGCATCCTCAACCCGATCGACGCGCCGAAGCTGGCCACCCTCGGCCGGGCCGTCAAGCTCCGCCCCGGCTCGTCGCTGCTCGACCTGTGCAGCGGCAAGGGCGAACTGCTCTGCACCTGGGCCCGGGACCACGGCATCGTCGGCACCGGCGTCGACCTCAGCACCGCCTTCACCGCCGCCGCCCGGGAACGCGCCACCGAACTCGGTGTCGCCGACCGGGTCCGCTTCGTGCACGGCGACGCCGCCGGGTACGTACCCGACGAGCCGGTCGACGTGGCCGCCTGCGTCGGTGCCACCTGGATCGGCGGGGGTGTCCCCGGCACCCTGGAACTGCTGGGACGCAGCCTGCGCCCGGGCGGGATGCTGCTCGTCGGGGAGCCGTACTGGCGGCTCGACCCGCCCGACCAGGAGACCGTCGAGGGATGCCACGCCACCACCCGGGCGGACTTCCACGACCTGCCCGGGCTGGTCCGGCTCTTTCAGGACGAGGGCTGGGACCTGGTCGAGATGGTCCTCGCCGACCAGGACAGCTGGGACCGGTACGCGGCGGCGCACTGGCTCAGCCTCCGCCGCTGGCTGGACGCCAACCCGGACGACGAGCTCGCGCCGCAGCTGCGGCAGGAGCTGACCGAGGACCCGCTGCGGCACGTCCGCCATCGGCGGGACCACCTCGGCTGGGGAGTGTTCGCGCTGCTGCGCCGCTGA
- a CDS encoding PHB depolymerase family esterase, translating into MRTPWKTAAAAVAVLVTVALTGTPAHAAGTPYTKTPVAGALGTYPVSAVYVAGVSSGGYLATQLQVAYSARIRGAAIFAAGPYYCAQNNVAQALYGCGDNLYPTHLPALETYTRTWASYGWVDGVGNLAGQPVYVQHGGSDGTVKKSVSDDLVGYYRDFGANVQYDAGGSAGHGWVTPYGTVGCTATASPYLNDCGTDPQGSFLTRLLGAVQPPNTGPLGGTLIRFGQDTYAVNGWAAGLSMDASGFAYVPAACAAGTTCRLLVALHGCAQGYAKVGTAFVDRANLNQYADTNRLIVLYPQATASAVNPNGCWDWWGYLGATNYPVKGGAQVETVMNMVRRLDG; encoded by the coding sequence ATGAGGACACCCTGGAAGACCGCTGCCGCCGCCGTCGCCGTCCTGGTCACGGTGGCGCTGACCGGTACGCCGGCGCACGCCGCCGGCACGCCGTACACGAAGACCCCGGTCGCCGGCGCGCTCGGCACGTACCCGGTCTCCGCCGTCTACGTCGCCGGGGTCTCCTCCGGCGGCTACCTGGCCACCCAGCTCCAGGTCGCCTACTCGGCGCGGATCCGGGGCGCCGCGATCTTCGCCGCCGGTCCCTACTACTGCGCCCAGAACAACGTCGCCCAGGCGCTCTACGGCTGTGGCGACAACCTCTACCCGACCCATTTGCCCGCCCTGGAGACCTACACCCGCACCTGGGCGTCGTACGGCTGGGTCGACGGGGTCGGCAACCTGGCCGGCCAGCCCGTGTACGTCCAGCACGGCGGCAGCGACGGCACGGTGAAGAAGTCCGTCTCCGACGACCTGGTCGGCTACTACCGGGACTTCGGAGCGAACGTGCAGTACGACGCCGGCGGCTCCGCCGGGCACGGCTGGGTCACCCCGTACGGCACGGTGGGCTGCACGGCGACCGCCTCGCCGTACCTCAACGACTGCGGCACCGACCCGCAGGGCAGCTTCCTCACCCGGCTCCTCGGCGCGGTGCAACCGCCGAACACCGGCCCGCTCGGCGGCACCCTGATCAGGTTCGGCCAGGACACGTACGCGGTGAACGGCTGGGCGGCCGGCCTCAGCATGGACGCCAGCGGCTTCGCGTACGTCCCGGCCGCCTGCGCCGCCGGCACCACCTGCCGGCTGCTGGTCGCCCTGCACGGCTGCGCCCAGGGGTACGCGAAGGTCGGCACCGCCTTCGTCGACCGCGCCAACCTCAACCAGTACGCCGACACCAACCGGCTGATCGTGCTCTATCCACAGGCCACCGCCTCGGCGGTGAACCCGAACGGCTGTTGGGACTGGTGGGGATACCTCGGCGCGACGAACTATCCCGTCAAGGGCGGCGCGCAGGTGGAGACCGTCATGAACATGGTCCGCCGCCTGGACGGCTGA
- a CDS encoding ATP-binding protein codes for MPDAAATPDSGHPASAGVAGIVPLMSQDFTAGTVTSLRHALQAQVTAAGLTGDVGYDFVLAVHELVTNAVRHGGGHGHLDLRRHDDVLICEITDQGATGGSLPVRLSATDIAGGRGLWLAHQLTEGLILTQRASGVTATVTACLDRADRNADPTPRSSGHGEPGRAEDAQG; via the coding sequence GTGCCCGACGCTGCAGCGACACCCGACTCCGGTCATCCGGCGTCGGCCGGCGTCGCCGGCATCGTGCCGCTGATGTCCCAGGACTTCACCGCCGGCACGGTCACCAGCCTCCGCCACGCCCTCCAGGCGCAGGTCACCGCGGCGGGACTCACCGGGGACGTGGGCTACGACTTCGTCCTCGCCGTCCACGAGCTGGTCACCAACGCCGTACGCCACGGTGGTGGCCACGGGCACCTCGACCTGCGCCGCCACGACGACGTCCTGATCTGCGAGATCACCGACCAGGGTGCGACCGGGGGCAGCCTGCCGGTACGACTGTCCGCCACCGACATCGCCGGCGGACGTGGGCTCTGGCTGGCCCACCAACTGACCGAGGGCCTCATCCTCACCCAGCGGGCCAGTGGGGTGACCGCCACCGTCACCGCCTGCCTCGACCGGGCCGACCGGAACGCCGACCCGACACCGCGCTCATCCGGCCACGGCGAGCCCGGCCGGGCGGAGGACGCCCAGGGCTGA